CTCAAGGCACTCCGTCGACTGAAGACCGGCTCATTGTCTGTCGAACATGCCGTCACCCTCGAGCGCCTCGATGCGCTGGGTGAGGCCGGTCGATGGGATACGGCTCTCCTCAGTCCTTTTGATGCGCTGGCTTCGTTGCCACACTGTTTGCTCCGTTCCGAAGTTGCGGATCGGGTCCGTCATGGAGCCCGTTTGGCCGTCGAAGAAGTACCCGGACAATGGACCGAGGGCGATATTGTTCGGTTGGCCGATACCTCAGAGAACCTTCTGGCGGTTCACCGGCTCGTTTCAGGGACGTTCGTGCCAGAGGTGGTCATGCCGTGAGAGTTCTTACCGGTGATCCAGGCGACTGGGAGATTGCCACCGAACGCTCGGTTGTGGCGATTGGCGTCTTCGATGGGGTTCATCGAGGCCACCAGGCTGTGCTTGATGAGTTGGTGTCTCTCGGCGAACGGACCAATGGACCGGGCACGGTGCGGGGTGTGTTGACCTTCGATCCTCATCCTCTCGCCGTCATCGCCCCTGACCGGGCTCCACGATTGTTGGGAACGATCCACCAGCGGTTGAGTGAGCTTGAAGCCCATGGGGTCGATGTCGTAGGCGTGTTGCCCTTCACCCGAATCAGGTCCATGGAACCGGACGAGTTCATCAAAGCTGTGCTCGTCGATGCGCTCGCCGCCCGGGCTGTGGCCGTGGGGGCCGATTTTCGTTTCGGGATGAATCGAGCCGGCGACGTCGCCACGTTGGTAGCGGCGGGCGAGCGCTGGGGGTTCTTGGTCGACGCGGTGCCGCTCTTGTCAGAACATGACTCACAACTCTCTTCTACTCGAATCCGGGTGCTGATCTCCGAAGGGAAGGTCGAAGAAGCCGCTGAGCTTCTCGGCAGGCCGTATGCCATCGAAGGTCCAGTAGTCCGCGGCGACGGCCGGGGTACAACCATTGGAATACCAACCGCCAACGTGAACTATGAACCGACCATCGTGTTACCCGAGACCGGGGTCTACGCCGGATATGCAATCCTCGAGCAAGAGCGGGTCCCGGCCGTGACCAATGTTGGGGTTCGCCCGACGTTTGACGGCCGCTCGGTGACCGTCGAGGCTCATTTGATCGATTGGGACGGCGACCTGTACGGGCGGGTGATTGAGGTGGAGCTGGCCCATCGGCTGCGAGCGGAACAGAAGTTTGCCGGGGTCGAAAACCTCGTGGCACAGATCCGCACCGATATAGCGGCCGCTCGCGATGTACTGAACGCCGATCGCCAGTCCACCAAGCCGAACGGCTTGGGCTAGCTTCACGGCATGGAACGTCGATTTGTTCGATCTGCTTCGCCCTTTGAGGAACGTTACGGGTTTTCAAGGGCTGTCCGGGTTGGTGAGGTGATCCGGGTGGCGGGCACTGCGCCCATACCGCAGGACGGAGCTTCAACCCCCCAGGGTCCCTTCGATCAGATGATGTTGTGCGGAACGATCGCCCTCGCGGCGATCGAAGAGCTTGGGGGTACGGCAGCGGGTGTCGTTCGGACCCGGATGTACATCACGGATGTCGCATTTGCTGACGAGGTCGGCAGGGCACACCGTCAGCTGTTTGATCAGTCAACTCCGCCGGCCACGATGGTGGTGGTGGCTGCGCTGCTCGATCCGGCCTGGAAGGTAGAGATCGAGGTTGAAGCCCTCGCCGGGTGATCAAGACCTCCAGTCGCCAGATACCCGGACGAATTGGCACATGCGTGGGACCTGTTACACTTTCAACCGTCCCACTTACCACCTCTGTCGAGTGGGCGTACATGTCGAGAAACATTGGATTCATGAAGACCACCGAAGAAATCATTTCCGAATTCGGCCAGCACGACTCTGACACGGGTTCGCCTGAGGTTCAAGTCGCTTTATTGACCGAGCGTATCAAGCATCTGACCGATCATATGCGAGAGCACAAGCACGACTTTCATACACAACGTGGCTTGCTCATGTTGGTCGGTAAGCGTCGTCGTCTGCTGAACTACCTGAAGCGCCAGGACGTCGAGCGATATCGCACGCTCATAACAACGCTCGGCCTTCGCCACTAAGACTTTGAGAAAGCGGCTGAACAGCCGCTTTCTTGATTATGGGGGAGTCACCCTCTTCCGAGTTTCGGGAAACCCCGAGATCACCTAAGAAACACCATCGGAGAAAGCCTGTCGATTGTCAGTGGAGACCGCTCCCGCGGGAGCTGTGACCACTGCCAATTGCGGCTCTTCTCCATGAAACAAAGGAGAAACCGTGCCAGAACATCAGGTACGTGGCCTAGTCGGTGACAAGGAAGTCACCATTAGCGCTGGAAAACTGGCCCTTCAGGCCGACGGAGCCGTAACCGTACAACTCGGCGGCGTGGAAGTTCTTGTCACCGCAACGGCATCGAAGACGATGCGTCCCGGTACCGACTTTTTCCCATTGACGGTCGATATCGAAGAGCGTATGTATGCGGCGGGTCGCATCCCTGGTTCGTTCTTCCGCAGGGAAGGTCGGGCCTCGGAGAAGGCGATCCTCACGTGTCGTTTGATCGATCGCCCACTGCGCCCGAACTTCCGCGATGGATTCCGGTGCGACACGCACATCGTCGGGACGGTTCTGGCCGTCGACGAAGAGCAGGCTTATGACATTCTTGCCCTCAACGGCGCTTCGGCGGCGCTGTCGGTAAGTTCGATTCCGTTTGAGCGTCCGGTTGGCGCCGTTCGTCTCGCCCTCAAAGATGGCGAGTGGATCCCGTTGCCAACCTTCGACGATCTCGACGAGTCGGTGTTTGAACTCACCGTTGCCGGGGTACGTAATCCCGCCGGCGAGATCGACATCATCATGGTTGAGGCCGGTTCGACGGTGAACGGCATTCGGATGGCCCAGGATGGAGCTCCGACCTCGGATGAAGCTGCCGTGGCCCGTGGGTTGGAAGAGGCCAAGCAGTACATCGGCCAATTCATCGATCTACAAACACAGCTACGTGCCATGTTCGACATCGAAGAAGTCGAGTATGAGATATCGGTTGACTTCACCGACGACGTTTACGACAAGGTGAAGTCTCTGGCCGCTCCGAAGCTTGAGTCGGTTATCCGGCTCCCGGGCAAAAAGGAGCGCGGCCTTGCCCAGAGTGCCGCCCGTGACGAGGTCATGGCCGAGTACGGCGAAGCCGATGAAGACGAGCTGGCGATGGTCAAGAAGGCTTTTGGCAAGGTTGCCAAGGTCATGATGCGTGAGCGGGTTATCAACGAGGGCATCCGTCTCGACGGTCGCGGACTCACCGATATTCGCGAATTGAAGGCGGAAGTTGGCGTCATCGGTCGTGCCCACGGTTCTGGTTTGTTCCAGCGCGGTGAGACGCAGGTCCTTAACGTAACGACGCTCGGCATGTTGAAGATGGAACAGATGCTCGACACGTTGGATCTTGAAACATCCAAGCGTTATATGCATCACTACAACTTTCCACCCTATTCGACTGGCGAGACCGGGTTCATGCGGGGTCCGAAGCGTCGCGAGATTGGCCACGGTGCGCTCGCCGAACGGGCGGTGCATCCGGTCATCCCAACGTCTGAAGATTTCCCGTATGCCTACCGGCTTGTCTCAGAAGTCCTGTCATCTAACGGTTCGTCCTCGATGGCGTCTGTATGTGGGTCTTCGCTGTCACTGATGGATGCCGGCGTGCCGATCATCGCTCCAGTGGCCGGCATTGCCATGGGATTGATCAATGAGGGTGACACGTTCATCACGTTGACCGACATCCTCGGTGCTGAAGACGCCCTCGGAGACATGGACTTCAAGGTGGCCGGTACGGCTGACACCATTACGGCGCTACAGCTTGACACCAAGATCGAAGGCCTTCCGGCCGAGGTATTGGCGAAGGCCCTCGATCAGGCCAAAGATGCCCGGCTGAAGATCCTGGCGGCAATGGCTGAAGCGATTGCGGGCCCTCGGGAAGAACTCAACCCGAATGCTCCTCGTATCATTTCGATCCGTATCCCCAAGGACAAGATCGGTGAGGTTATCGGGCCAAAGGGTAAGGTCAT
The Acidimicrobiia bacterium genome window above contains:
- a CDS encoding bifunctional riboflavin kinase/FAD synthetase, with protein sequence MDRGRYCSVGRYLREPSGGSPARFRDVRARGGHAVRVLTGDPGDWEIATERSVVAIGVFDGVHRGHQAVLDELVSLGERTNGPGTVRGVLTFDPHPLAVIAPDRAPRLLGTIHQRLSELEAHGVDVVGVLPFTRIRSMEPDEFIKAVLVDALAARAVAVGADFRFGMNRAGDVATLVAAGERWGFLVDAVPLLSEHDSQLSSTRIRVLISEGKVEEAAELLGRPYAIEGPVVRGDGRGTTIGIPTANVNYEPTIVLPETGVYAGYAILEQERVPAVTNVGVRPTFDGRSVTVEAHLIDWDGDLYGRVIEVELAHRLRAEQKFAGVENLVAQIRTDIAAARDVLNADRQSTKPNGLG
- the rpsO gene encoding 30S ribosomal protein S15, producing the protein MKTTEEIISEFGQHDSDTGSPEVQVALLTERIKHLTDHMREHKHDFHTQRGLLMLVGKRRRLLNYLKRQDVERYRTLITTLGLRH
- the truB gene encoding tRNA pseudouridine(55) synthase TruB (catalyzes isomerization of specific uridines in RNA to pseudouridine; responsible for residues in T loops of many tRNAs), which codes for LKALRRLKTGSLSVEHAVTLERLDALGEAGRWDTALLSPFDALASLPHCLLRSEVADRVRHGARLAVEEVPGQWTEGDIVRLADTSENLLAVHRLVSGTFVPEVVMP
- a CDS encoding polyribonucleotide nucleotidyltransferase, which codes for MPEHQVRGLVGDKEVTISAGKLALQADGAVTVQLGGVEVLVTATASKTMRPGTDFFPLTVDIEERMYAAGRIPGSFFRREGRASEKAILTCRLIDRPLRPNFRDGFRCDTHIVGTVLAVDEEQAYDILALNGASAALSVSSIPFERPVGAVRLALKDGEWIPLPTFDDLDESVFELTVAGVRNPAGEIDIIMVEAGSTVNGIRMAQDGAPTSDEAAVARGLEEAKQYIGQFIDLQTQLRAMFDIEEVEYEISVDFTDDVYDKVKSLAAPKLESVIRLPGKKERGLAQSAARDEVMAEYGEADEDELAMVKKAFGKVAKVMMRERVINEGIRLDGRGLTDIRELKAEVGVIGRAHGSGLFQRGETQVLNVTTLGMLKMEQMLDTLDLETSKRYMHHYNFPPYSTGETGFMRGPKRREIGHGALAERAVHPVIPTSEDFPYAYRLVSEVLSSNGSSSMASVCGSSLSLMDAGVPIIAPVAGIAMGLINEGDTFITLTDILGAEDALGDMDFKVAGTADTITALQLDTKIEGLPAEVLAKALDQAKDARLKILAAMAEAIAGPREELNPNAPRIISIRIPKDKIGEVIGPKGKVIRELEEETGASIEIEEDGAYGIVRVGASDSVKLELAKSRIEAIANPPEAEVGETYEGTVVNITSFGAFVNILPGRDGLLHISKIDSDRRVENVEDYLALGQAVKVIVREIDRNGKVSLEPAEAIEPSEEAKNRPPSQNTGGGRDRDRGGDRDRGGDRGGRDRDRGGDRGGRDRDRGGDRGGNRSGNTRDGASRDGNRSSGNRDSASDRPREAAGDSGNTSQPARKMVSFEDEFGSEV
- a CDS encoding RidA family protein, whose protein sequence is MERRFVRSASPFEERYGFSRAVRVGEVIRVAGTAPIPQDGASTPQGPFDQMMLCGTIALAAIEELGGTAAGVVRTRMYITDVAFADEVGRAHRQLFDQSTPPATMVVVAALLDPAWKVEIEVEALAG